One window of the Pieris brassicae chromosome 4, ilPieBrab1.1, whole genome shotgun sequence genome contains the following:
- the LOC123708595 gene encoding CD63 antigen-like: MAQNNLEVGMKCIKYMLLCVTAIFVLTSALIISVGTTIYAIYYDVAFFLYDQMFSPATFIVVIGIIMLFVSLFGCIGALKESTCLVNIFAVILSLVLVLEVAAAIAAYTLRGQVARMLDENLRSSLPYYYTYPDVTKSYDFIQNRLNCCGVDSYLDWGEVISDKSHEGIAVANITVPFSCCAETRTQYVNEMEVEECEKLYANGCLPRITYLVYQSAGLLGAGAMTIAFIQIIGIVFSFSLATSIRKAKSERERRRWEIQERMINAYTSLSPDTEKKPVVYVPFHGQTVA; encoded by the exons ATGGCGCAGAATAATCTAGAAGTCGGAATGaagtgtattaaatatatgttgctGTGTGTTACAGCTATATTTGTG CTGACATCAGCGCTGATAATCTCAGTGGGCACGACCATCTATGCAATTTACTACGATGTCGCGTTCTTTCTCTACGACCAGATGTTTTCACCGGCGACCTTCATCGTTGTTATTGGAATCATCATGCTGTTCGTGTCACTCTTCGGATGCATTGGTGCTTTGAAAGAGAGCACTTGCTTAGTCAATATT TTCGCGGTGATATTAAGTTTGGTGCTGGTGCTGGAGGTGGCAGCAGCCATCGCCGCCTACACCCTTCGTGGTCAGGTGGCGCGAATGCTGGATGAGAACCTCAGATCCAGTCTGCCATACTACTACACTTACCCAGATGTCACCAAAAGTTACGACTTTATTCAGAACAGA CTCAACTGCTGCGGTGTCGACTCATACCTTGACTGGGGCGAAGTAATAAGCGATAAATCTCACGAAGGGATAGCCGTAGCAAACATCACCGTACCATTCAGTTGCTGTGCCGAAACGCGCACCCAGTACGTCAATGAAATGGAAGTTGAAGAATGCGAAAAATTATACGCAAACGGATGCCTGCCCAGAATAACATACTTGGTCTACCAAAGCGCTGGATTGCTAGGAGCCGGAGCCATGACTATTGCTTTCATACAG ATTATTGGCATCGTATTTTCCTTCTCCCTGGCCACTTCCATTCGCAAGGCAAAATCTGAACGTGAACGCAGACGCTGGGAGATTCAAGAACGGATGATTAACGCTTACACTTCTCTGAGTCCTGACACAGAAAAGAAGCCAGTCGTCTATGTCCCATTCCATGGACAAACTGTTGCTTAG